In Arthrobacter sp. CJ23, the genomic window AGGGCCTGCTCGCCCTTGGCCAGGACCAGGGCGGAGGCGGCGCTGGCCAGGACGTGGCCGGTGAGCATGAGCCAGCCCAGCGGGGCGTCGAGCTCATGCAGGTGGGCCGCGCCGGCGTCGATTCCCGGCACCGGAGATCCGGTTCCGAGGTGGTGGCCGGACTGCCCGGGGGCCGTGATGCCGAGCGGGCTGAAGACGGTGAAGGCCTCGTGGAGCGCCAGCTGCCCGGCACCCAGGAGGGCGCCCAGGACGGGGAACCCGAGCTTGAAGCGCGTGGCCGTGGTGGTGACCAGACCGGTCAGGGCGAGGAGCGCGAGCAGCACCGGGGCCGCCGGAAGCTGGCCGCCAGCCAGGACGTGAGCTCCTGCGGCGAGCGCCACGATCGTGGCTGACAAAGCCGCGGACCGCAGGGCGTGGAAGGGCGTCCGGGCATGCGGTGCGCGCACGGGTCCTCCCTCGCTGGCCGGTGAATCGCTGTCAACTAACGCTCTTGAACGTGGCGGACCTCCCGGTGGCGGGCGGTCAACCCGGCAATTCTACCGGTGGTTCGTCGCCGGACCGGCGTCGGATGGGTCAGTGTGATGCGGGCTTGGGCGCACGCATCTGAATGACGTTCGACGGCGGTGCTGCCGCCGTCGCGAACTCCTCCGGCTCGAAGTCCCCGTCCACTTCCATGAGGACCAGCGCGATGGCAGGCGGCACGCCGCCGATCACCACGGGAGGCACTGTGTAGTGGGTTCCGGCGGCGACCAGGCCGAGCTCGGCAAGGTTTGCCAGTTTGGTCCGGGCCCGCATGGCCGCGAAGCCCCTGACGATGTCTCCGCCGGCGCCTGTGTCTGCAAGGCTGGCCAGTTCGGCGACTTCCATGGGCTCGGCGGAGCCGCCTTGCACCAGGACCATGGCGAGCATGCTGTCCAGTTCCGGTCCGGTGGACCACGGGCCGCCCGGCGTCGTGAGGGCATCGACCAGGAACGCCGTCAGGAAGATCTGCCGGATCCGGTTCCTGGCCGCGGTGTCCTTGCTGTTCCAGGTGCCGGCTTCCTCGCCAGGCACTGCCCGGGTGGCTCCGAGGGACAGGATGCCCGACTGGAACAGGGCTATCCAGATTTCGCGCAGCACGGGAACATCGTGCATGGACCCGACTTCCAGGACGGCGCTGAGGTGCGCCTCGTCGCCTTCCCACGCTTCAAAAGGACGCTTGGCGTTTTTCTTGCCCTTGGCCTCGATGCTGACGGCGGCTGCCGCGGCCTCGATGTCCTTGAGTCGGAGCGCTCCCGTGCTAGTGACCTCCTTGCCCGCCCCGACCCAGTCGAGCAGGCGGGTGGTCCGCTGGATCAGCGGGAGCTCGGAGAACGCGTGGTCCTGCTCCGCGTCGCTCAGTTCCGGAACCTGGATGTCCGGGAGGTCCGGGAGATCATCGTCCGCTTCTCCCGAGAGGAACCCGTGGACTTCGTCGTAGTCCTCCCGGCTTCCGGTCCAGCGGCCGGACTCCATCAGGAAGTCAACGTAGAGGTGAAGCTCGTCGTAGAACCCGTCCAGGGCTTCGTCCGATTCGTCCGGGTGGACGTTGTCCGCGAGGGCCAGCGCGGCCTCTTCCAAGCCGTCCAGCGTGAACTGCGTGGCGGAGCTTTCACCGTGGAGGGCATGGCCTGCCGAGATGATGAGCTTGACGAGTTGGAGGCAGTGAAGTGCGTCCGGGGCTTCTCCGAAGCCTTCGAACCAGCGGACAAACTCAGGAGTGAGGGAATCCACCACGCGCTGATTCATCACGAGCTGCAGCGGCATCTTCGGAACTGAGGGGACGCTGCTGAGGTGGCCACCCGGTTTGCGCTTCGGCTTCTGGCTCTTCTTAGACATTCCTACGCCTTCCGGGGATCCATGGTTCGTGCAGCCGGTTGTCCCGTGCCGCCCGGGTCACTTCCAAGTGGCACAGCTGTCGCTCCGAGATTACCGGAGATAGTGTTTCCGTTTCGGGGCCAGTCGGAACCCGAACACCGCTTTGCCGGTTCGGGCCGGAATCCATGCGCCACAGCGGCCCGAATCGCCCAATCGATAGGGGTATCGCCGGCCCGGCGTCGGATGGGTCAGTGTGAGGCGTGCTTGGGCGCGGGTGCGGGAGCGTGCGCGGGAGCAGGAGCCGCAGCTGCCGCAACCGGCTCCGGTGCCGGCCCGCGGACCTTGAGGAGTCCCAGCAGGAGCAGCGCCGCGCCGCCGGCGGTCCACAGCCCCAGCACGAGCCACTGCGGTGCGGTGTCGGCGCGCGGGAAGTAGCTGAGGCTGCGCAGCAGGGTGGAGGAAGCCCCCGGCACAAAGTCCTGCCCGATGGCACCCCACGGCCCGGGCAGGAATTCCTTCGGGGCGGCGGCGCTGGAGATGGGGTTGGCGATAAACATGGTGACGACGGCGCCGAGCGCGATCCCCGGCGGGCCCAGCAGTTCGGCACACCCGGCAACCAGGGAAGCCGTGGCCGCGAGGGCCAGGGCGATGGCTGCCGCGTTGACCAGGGCGTTGTTCTGGAGGAAGCCGAACCAGCCTTCCAGGATCCAGACGAGCAGGGCGCCTGCCGTCACCGAGTAGACGGCGATGGCGGTGAGTTTCCGCCACGGCCCCCGCACCAGCAACGTGGTCACAATGCCTCCCAGGATGCCGCCCAAAACCATGGGGAACGCGGCCGCCGTGATGCCGGTGCCGCGGGTGTCCGACGCTGCCAGCGGGGCCACCTCGGACGTGGTCACCTGCGGGAGCGGCTTGCCTTGGAGCGCCGGGATGCCCTGCAGGACCTGCGCCTGCATCTGCTGGTTCAGGACCGCGGTGAGCTGGCCCGTGAGCTGGGCGGACACGGGGCTGGACGCGCTCGCGCTGATGACCTCAGGGGCCTGCCCTGCCGCCGGATTGCCCAGCACCACCGCGGCGGCGGCCTGGCGGGTTTCCAAGAGCTCGACGGCGGCTGCCCGGTCGGCCACGGCCGTCACCGTGAAGACGCCGGACCTTTCCTTGAGCTGCTCGCTGAACTGCTCCACCTGCTGGCTGGGGCCGGCCACGGCGAGCGGGAAGTCCTTGATGCTGGAGCTCGCGGTGGGCCACAGGAAGGCCAGGACCACGATCGCCACGGCCACGGCGGCTCCGAGCCCGGCCACGACTGCGCGGATCCACGGGGCGGCAGGGCTTGGCTTGGCGGGGCCCGCCGAGCCGGGGTTTTCGGCTGGGTTGTGTGCTGGCTGGGACATGACGAACCTCCATCACAATGAACGGTTAATGCACATGCTCCGCCTCGGCGGGAGGGATTTTCAAGATGCCGGATCAACCGGCGCGGTCCGGGATTCCTGGGCCCGGCCAAACCGGCGCGCGGCCCGGCTTCCGGCCAGGGCGCTGGCGGCGATGGTGATCAGTGCACCCAGGACCAGGGCCGCCGCTTCGCCGGGTTCCAGCAGCTTCATCTGGCTTCCGATGGTGGCCGCCGCCACGGGAATGCCCAGCTGCGAGGCCGAGAGGACGGCCAGCGGCAGAGGCTGTCCAAGCAGGCGGATGGCGGCATGGACCAGCAACGTGCCCGCGCCCAGGCACAGCCCCAGGAGAATCATCGGCGGATTGCTGCCGAGGTCATGCACGTCCAGGGACGCCCCGAGCCAGACGAAGAACACCGGCCCCAGGAACCCGTCGCTCACCGCGAAGAGCTGGTGGGCCAGGCGGCGGGGTTCGCCCACGGCCGCCACCACCAGGCCGAAGGAGAACCCGGCCAGCATGATGGAGACGCGCCCGAAGACGGCCAGCCCGGCCAGGGCAAACAGCAGCGCCAACTGGATCCGGAGTTCCATGGCGAACTTCCGGTCCTCGGAGACCTCGTGCAGGCGGCCCCGCATCCCGCTGCGTTCCAGAGCCCGCAGGACGAAGAACAGCAGTACGGAGCACGAGCCCACGGCGAGCGCCCCAAGTGCCGTGCGCCCGGCGTTGGGCGGATCGACCGCCAAGGGGAGTGCCACAATGCAGGCGATGTCCGCGATCGCCACTTGCGCCGTCGTCGTGAGGACCTTCGGGCCGCCCAAGCGCAAGGAGTCGACGATCGGCAGCACCAGCGCCGCGGAAGACGAGGCCAGGAGCACCACATACAGGGGTGCATGGGCGGTGCCGAACGCCGCCGCGATGCCGATCCCCACGGCGGCTGCCAGCCCGGCGGCAACACCGGCCCGGGCCGCGCCGCTGCCCAGTGCGGCCCGGATCTCCTCGTCGCGCACGGGAACATGGGTGCCGGCCACGAACATGACCAGGGCAAATCCGACGTCGGCCATCAGCGTGAAGGTGGGGTCGCCGGGATCCACCAGCCCGAAGCCCGTCCGTCCGATCACGATGCCCGCCAGGAGCTGGCCGAGCACCACCGGCAGGTGCCAGGTGCGGGGCAGCGCGAGCAGGGGACCCAGCAGCGCGACGGCGGCGATCAGCGACAGCTGGAAGAACGACATCATCCTCCCTTGTGCCGGCGGCGGTGGCTTAGCGGCTCTTTTGCCCGCTGCGGCGGGCGAGCCGGGCCAGCTGGGCGAAGGTGGGGCCCGGCGGCTTGGGGACCCTTCCCGGATCCGTTCCGGCCCGACGTCGGCGGAGCTCAAGTGCCAGGCTCTCCTGGCCGCGGGCCATGGCCCAGCGGTGGTTGGCGGAGAACGCCGGTTTCAGGAGCCAGCTGAGGCGCCGGAGCAGGGGCTTGGCGACACCGACGTTCCAGTCGTACCGGATGACCACCTCCGGGCCGTCCTTTTCGAAGGTCCAGCGGCCGGTCCCGTTGAGGTCCCCGGCGGCGGTGATGGCGAAGCCGTGGGTGGTGATGGGTTCGGCTACTGTGAGTTTCCAGCGGAGCGTGTAGGGCAGCCAGCCTTTGGTGAAGAGGTCCAGCACTTTTCCTGTGCCATCGGGGTTTCCCGGGGTGAGGGTGGTGACGTTGAGGTAGACCGCAGGCCACCAACGGCCCAGCGAAGCGGCGTCGCCCAGGACGTCCCTGACCTCCTCCAGGGTGCCTGCCACGCGCCAGACCGTGACGAATTCGTAGTCGGTGCTGCTCCTCGACGTTCCGCCCACAGCTGCCTCCGCGGCCCATTGGATAGTGGCTTCACAGTACTCACGGTGCTGCGGGAGCTCAAGAGGCGCCGGCGCCTCCAGCCGGCGTCGGCTGGTAGTTTGGGTGCTACCCGACCCCCAGGAGTCCACCCGATGGCGCGCCCGCTCACCCCCCTGATCTCCATCGACGCCGTGGTGACCGCCGCCCTGGAACTCATCGACGAGTCCGGCGATTTCAGCCTCCCCAAACTGGCGAAGCGCATTGGCGTCAGCCAGTCCTCCATCTACAACCATGTGTCCGGCCGGGAAGAGATCCTGGAGCTGGTCCGCGGGCGGCTCCTTGAGGAGAGCCCGCTGGTGGTGGACGCCGACGCCGGCTGGGCGGACGTGCTCCGCGCCGCGATCCGCGCGTACCGGGGGAGTTTTGCGCGGCATCCGCGGACGGCTCCGCTGATGGTGATGCAGACGGTCCGGGACCCCCAGGCCATCGCGCTCTATGAGCGGATCGCCGGCGCGCTGGAGGCGGCCGGCTTCGAAGGGGCGGACGTCGCCTCGGCGATTGCCATGATCGACAGCTTCGCCCTCGGCTCCGCCCTGGACCTGGCCGCTCCCGGCAATGTCTGGGAGGCCGCAAGCGGCTCGTCCCCCGCACTTGGCCGGGCGGTTGAAAGCGCCGCCGGGCTCCGGAACAGGGCCGATGACGCCTTTGAGTTCGGGCTGGAGATCCTCATCGACGGCCTGCGGCTCCGGCGGGACCAGGCAGCCCGCTCCTAGAAAAACCCTCCAGGCTCTTGCGTGGAACGGGAATGCGTTTCATACTAAACGAAAGCCTTTCGTTTAGTGATTCGGCTCTCACCCCAACTTCATCCCTGCCGCAATGACGCGGCGTTCCGCAACAGACGTGGAGACCTCCTGTGAGCAAGACTTCCCTTTCCCTTGATTCCGGGGGCCGTGTGCCCCTGACCTTCAGCCGAGGAATCTCGACCTTCGGCATCGGCGTGGTCGGATTCATGGCCGCCAACCTCGTGCCCCTCATGATCATTGCCCTGATGGACGGGCACGGCCTCAGCCCCACCGCGGCCGGCACCATCATGACCGCCTGCCTCCTGAGCTCGGCGGCCAGTTGCCTGCTCACCTCGCGCTGGACGGCCCTCAGTGGCAGATATGTGGTGGCCCGGGCCGGGCTGCTCCTTGCCGCGGCGGGCTTTGGCGCAGCCGCGCTCATCCCGTCCACGCCCGTGGCCATCGTCGGCATCATCCTCGGCGGCCTGGGTGGCGGCGGCGCCGTCTCCGCCGGTGGCGCGGCGCTCGCAGCGCTGCGCAACCCCAACCGTGTTTCCGGCATCAGTGGCCTGGCCAACCGTGCCGTCGTCACCGTGGTCCTGGCGCTCATTCCCTTGTTCGGCACCGGCATGCTCAGCGCCTTCGGCTTCCTTGCCTGCCTCTCGCTGGCCGCCTTCTTCAGCGCCGGGTGGCTGCCCGTGGCCGAGGCAACGCCGGCCCGCGACGTTCCGTACGCCCCGGAGACTGACGGAAGGCCCGACGTCGGGCGCCCGCCTGCCGCCTCGCGGCGCCTGACGCTCGCCGGCTTCACCCTGCTGGCGTGTTTCGCGCTGTGGGCGCTGGGCGAGGACTCGCTCTGGGCCGTGGCCGGCTCGATGGGCACCGCCCAGGCCGGTGTGGGGGAGCAGGAACTCGGACTGGTCCTGAGCGCCTCCACCGCGGGCGGGCTCGTTGCCGGTGCCGCCATGGCCTATGTGGGCAACCGCCTGGGCCGGACCGTGCCGCTGGCCGCCCTCCTGGTGCTTGGCGGCGTCCTCAAGCTCGCGGCCGGCTTCGCCACCGACCCCACCTGGTACATGGTGTCCGTCATCGCCTGGAACACCGTCTACGCGATTGCCTTCATGTACGTGGTGGCGGTGGCGTCGGCGCTGGATGCCTCCGGGCGCTGGTCGGCGCCGCTGCTGGGCGTGTACCTCATCGGCTCGGCGTTCTCCCCGCTGTTCGGCACGCTCATCGCGGAGACCCTCGGCTACGTTCCGCTCGCCGTCATCCTGGCAGGCTTCAGCTTCGTCCTGCTGGTGCCGTTCACGGTGATCGCCCGGCTGTCCACCCGCGTGGAGCGGGAGGCCTCGGCTTCCGGGAGCCAGCCTGAATTCAACCACGCCGCCATCGCCTGACCCCTCCGTTGGCCAAGACCCAACCGCCTGAACCAGAAGGACCACCTGTGACCACCGCAGCACGCACCCTGTACCGCAACGCCAAGATCTTCACCGCCGACGGCCCGGAGACGGCCGAGGCCATGCTGGTCGACGGCGAACGCCTCGCCTACGTGGGCGAGGAATCCACGGCCCTCCGCCTGGCCGGAACCGCCACACACGTTGACCTCGGCGGCGCCTTCGTCCTGCCTGGTTTCATCGACGCCCACACGCACCTGCTCATGATGGGCCAAGCCATGCAGAAGGTGGAACTGCGCGACGCCGCCAGCCTCCCGGAGATCCAGGCCCGGCTCCGCTCCGCCGTCGACGCCGCCCCGGATGCCGCCCGCATCCTCGGCCGCGGCTGGCTGTTCCCCGCCATCCCCGGCGGGCTGCCGACGGCGGCGATGATCGACGTCGTGATCCCGGACCGTCCCGTCTATCTGGACTCCAACGACGTCCACTCGATGTGGGTCAACAGCGCCGCGCTCGCCGAAATGGGGATCGACCGGGACACGCCGGACCCCATCGGCGGCAAGATCCAGCGGGATCCGGCCACCGGCGAGGCCACGGGAATGCTCTACGAGACCGCGGCGCAGCAGTACGCCTGGCCCACGCTGGCCTCCGTAACCACCGACGCCGAGCGGGACGCGCAGCTGGCAGGCGCCTTCGGGCACTACCTGTCCACCGGCGTCACGGGCGGGATCGACATGGCCATGGGCGAGGACGACCTCGCGGCGATGCAGCGCGCTCTGGCCGCTTCCGCCGGCGGGCCGGGCGCTTCCGGCCAGCCCGACGGCGGCGGGACCCTGCCGCTGCGCGTCACCGGGCACTGGCTCATCACCCAGACCGGCAGCGTGGAGGGCAACCTCGCCCAAGTGGCCCGCGCATCGGAGCTGAGCCGCGAGGTCAACTCCCCGTGGCTGCGGCTCGCCGGGATCAAGATCATTGTGGACGGCGTGATCGACAGCTGCACGGCCGCCATGAAGGAACCCTACGCGGACGGCAGCAACGCCGGGCTGATCTGGGAGCTGGAGGACCTCAAGCCGGTGGTGGCCGCCGCCGACGCGGCGGGCCTGCAGATTGCCCTGCACGCCATCGGCGATGCCGCGTCCGACGCCGCCCTGGACGCCCTCGAACACGCCTGCCTCGTCAACGGGGAGCGGGACCGGCGGCACCGGATCGAGCACCTGGAGACTGTCACCGAGGAGAACGTGCAGCGCCTGGCCCGGCTGGGGGTGGTGGCCTCGATGCAGCCCGTGCACTCCGACCCGGCCATTCAGGACAATTGGCGCTCCATGCTGGGCGACCACCGCGTTGAACGCGCCTACCCGTGGACCGAATTCACCGAGGCCGGGGCCACCCTTGCCTTGGGCTCGGATGCGCCCACGGCCCCGCACCAGCCGCTGCCCAACATGTATGTTGCCACCACCCGGAAGTCCGCCCTGGACCAGAGCCTGCCGGCCAACCTGCCGCAGTACGCCCTGGGGCTGGCCGATGCGCTGGGACATGCCACCCGGGACGCCGCGTTTTCCTGCGGCAGGGAGCAGGATCTCGGCCGCCTTGGCACGGGCATGCTGGCCGACTTCGTGGTGCTGGACACCGACCCGTTCGACGCCGGCCTCGACTCGCTGCTGACGGCCTCCGTGGCGCTCACGGTGGTGGGCGGACAGGTGCGGTACCCGGGGTAGGTGGGGGTGTCTTTCCGACCGCCCCCGCAGGTCACCGCCCGGGGAAGCGGGCTATCGGTAGATGGCCAGCACGTCCAGCATGAAGGCGGGGCCCTCCAGCCAGTTCTGTTCCTGGCCCGGGGCGGGGCCGTTCTGTTCCGTTTCCCGGCGCTTTTCGCGGGCGGCGGGATCCATGTCGGGGACTGAAATGAGTGGCTTCCACCGGCCTGCGTCCCACTGCGTGGTGACCTTGCCGACCACGTGCGCGTAGCCGTCGATGTCGCCGCGCAGATGCGTGCCGATAAGCTTCCCGGCGATGCGCACATCTGTTCCCTCGATGTCGCCGACAAACACCAGGTGCGATCCGAACGGAGCCCCCATGCCCTTGGCGCGGAAGTGTTCCTGAAGGTTCCGTTTGGCTCCGGGGTTCATCATGCCTGCGAACGGCCAGTAAGCCTCCAGCTGTTCCATGAGCTGCGGGAACGAGGCCCAGGGGGAGAAGGCCTTTGCGGCGTCGGGCACGAAGATCTCACATTCGAGCTCCAGGATGGCACCCCGGTGGGCTTCCTTGAGATCGGCGTCGACGTCTGCGACGGTAATCCAGGCGCTGGCCTTGGCGTGCCGCCTGGCCAGTTTGAGCAGCTGTTCGAACTTGGCTTCAGGGGTTGCGGCCTGATCTGCGCTGTCCTGGCCGTCCTGCTCGACGCCGGAACCGGCGCCGGCCGCCTTGGGGGAGCCTGCTCCCAGTGCGCTGAGGAAACCGTCCAGCATGGGTTCGTTGAGGTAGAGAAAATTCTTCAACATGAGGCAGTCTATGGCCAGGCGCAGGGGCATTCACAGGGCTGTGGGAAACCATGCCGGTGTTGGCGCTCCGCTGTTGCCGGGCCACGGCTATCATCGGAGGAATTCATCCTTCAGAGTGGAGCAATCATGCAACTCGGAGCCTTCTCAATCAGCCTTGCCGTCAAGGACGTCGCGGCCTCAGCCGCGTTCCACGAGAAGCTGGGATTCAGCCACCACGGCGGCGACATCACGCAGAACTGGCTGATCCTGAAGAACGGCGAGACCGTCATCGGGCTCTTCCAGGGAATGTTTGAGGGGAACCTGCTGACCTTCAACCCTGGCTGGAACCAGGGCGCAGAAGCGCTCGAAGAATTCACCGATGTGCGCGAACTCCAGCGGCAGCTGAAAGCCAAGGGCGTGGAGTTCACGGCCGAAGCAGACGAAGAATCCACGGGGCCGGCCAGCTTCATGGTGGTGGACCCCGACGGCAACACGGTGCTCGTGGACCAGCACGTGTGAGGTGGCTGCGGCCCCTTATCCCACCAGCCGCAGCGGCCGTTCGCCCAGCTGCACCGTGATTTCCTGGCCCCAGGAGGCAGTGAGCCGGTCGTCTTCCATGCCGTCGCCGAACACCACCAGCTGATCTGATGCCACGGTGATCCGGAGTGTTTCTCCGGCCTCCAGCATGCCTTCGGTCAGGGAGGTTCCGGTGATGGGTGAGGGCCAGGCTTCGCGGACGAACCAGGCCAGCCGGGAATCCGTGGGTGCCGGCAGGGCGCGCCCGCCGCGTTCCATGGCGATGGAGGCGCACCAGCCCGTGGCGCCGGTGCCGGTGGAGATGATCAGTCCGGAGGAAGACTGCCGTTCGGCCCTTCCGTCCGGCGTCGTCAGTTGGTACCGGGCCGATTGGTGCGAGGTGTGCCCGATGAAGACCTCGTTGAGTCCGGAGAGTTCCTGCCCGTCGTCGAGGCGTGCCGTCACGGTGGCGAGTTCCTGGCAGAGCAGCCGCTCCGGCCCGGCCTTGGCCGCATCGCTCAACAACGCGGCCGCGGCGGCGGGCGTGTGCCGGACCAGGACGCCAGGGTTCGCCCCCGGCTCCGGGTCGATCCCGATGACGGGCTGCCCGTTGAGGTATTTGGCCGCGTTGGCAACGAGCCCGTCCTGGCCCACCACGGCGATGATGTCCTCCGGGGTGAGCAGGAAACGGCTGAGATCGGCACGCTCCACGTCGGCGCGGCGCCACTCGCCCGGAACCGCGGCGCGGACGGTTACCAGGGCTGCGGTCAGGCGGTCGTGGCGTTCCTGGACGTCCTGGATGCTGCGGCCCCTGGTGCGGAGGAAGAACTCGGCCTGGCCGCGGGTGGCGTGCCGGTCCAGGAGTTCCTGGAGTTCGGTGCGCCGGTGGACGATGACGAGACGGGGGTTTGCCATGACCGGATCCTACTTCTCGATGCTGCCGGCGGGCTCCCGGAACAGTCCGGCGAGGGCCCCGCTCAGGAGGTCGGGGGTGATGGTGAGGTTGCCGATGTTGGGCAGTGATCCGGCGGCGTCACGCAGGGCCAAGGCCAGCAAGGTGGACTGCTCCATGCCGCGGTAGACCTCCATGGTGGCGGCCTCGCGTGCAGCAGCGGCCTCGCCCACCAGCCGAATCTGGTTCGCTTCGGCGGTGGCGCCGATGCCCTGGCGTTCGGCCGAAGCCTGGGCCTG contains:
- a CDS encoding cation:proton antiporter, which encodes MSFFQLSLIAAVALLGPLLALPRTWHLPVVLGQLLAGIVIGRTGFGLVDPGDPTFTLMADVGFALVMFVAGTHVPVRDEEIRAALGSGAARAGVAAGLAAAVGIGIAAAFGTAHAPLYVVLLASSSAALVLPIVDSLRLGGPKVLTTTAQVAIADIACIVALPLAVDPPNAGRTALGALAVGSCSVLLFFVLRALERSGMRGRLHEVSEDRKFAMELRIQLALLFALAGLAVFGRVSIMLAGFSFGLVVAAVGEPRRLAHQLFAVSDGFLGPVFFVWLGASLDVHDLGSNPPMILLGLCLGAGTLLVHAAIRLLGQPLPLAVLSASQLGIPVAAATIGSQMKLLEPGEAAALVLGALITIAASALAGSRAARRFGRAQESRTAPVDPAS
- a CDS encoding SRPBCC family protein, whose protein sequence is MGGTSRSSTDYEFVTVWRVAGTLEEVRDVLGDAASLGRWWPAVYLNVTTLTPGNPDGTGKVLDLFTKGWLPYTLRWKLTVAEPITTHGFAITAAGDLNGTGRWTFEKDGPEVVIRYDWNVGVAKPLLRRLSWLLKPAFSANHRWAMARGQESLALELRRRRAGTDPGRVPKPPGPTFAQLARLARRSGQKSR
- a CDS encoding TetR/AcrR family transcriptional regulator, which encodes MARPLTPLISIDAVVTAALELIDESGDFSLPKLAKRIGVSQSSIYNHVSGREEILELVRGRLLEESPLVVDADAGWADVLRAAIRAYRGSFARHPRTAPLMVMQTVRDPQAIALYERIAGALEAAGFEGADVASAIAMIDSFALGSALDLAAPGNVWEAASGSSPALGRAVESAAGLRNRADDAFEFGLEILIDGLRLRRDQAARS
- a CDS encoding MFS transporter, which produces MSKTSLSLDSGGRVPLTFSRGISTFGIGVVGFMAANLVPLMIIALMDGHGLSPTAAGTIMTACLLSSAASCLLTSRWTALSGRYVVARAGLLLAAAGFGAAALIPSTPVAIVGIILGGLGGGGAVSAGGAALAALRNPNRVSGISGLANRAVVTVVLALIPLFGTGMLSAFGFLACLSLAAFFSAGWLPVAEATPARDVPYAPETDGRPDVGRPPAASRRLTLAGFTLLACFALWALGEDSLWAVAGSMGTAQAGVGEQELGLVLSASTAGGLVAGAAMAYVGNRLGRTVPLAALLVLGGVLKLAAGFATDPTWYMVSVIAWNTVYAIAFMYVVAVASALDASGRWSAPLLGVYLIGSAFSPLFGTLIAETLGYVPLAVILAGFSFVLLVPFTVIARLSTRVEREASASGSQPEFNHAAIA
- a CDS encoding amidohydrolase, whose amino-acid sequence is MTTAARTLYRNAKIFTADGPETAEAMLVDGERLAYVGEESTALRLAGTATHVDLGGAFVLPGFIDAHTHLLMMGQAMQKVELRDAASLPEIQARLRSAVDAAPDAARILGRGWLFPAIPGGLPTAAMIDVVIPDRPVYLDSNDVHSMWVNSAALAEMGIDRDTPDPIGGKIQRDPATGEATGMLYETAAQQYAWPTLASVTTDAERDAQLAGAFGHYLSTGVTGGIDMAMGEDDLAAMQRALAASAGGPGASGQPDGGGTLPLRVTGHWLITQTGSVEGNLAQVARASELSREVNSPWLRLAGIKIIVDGVIDSCTAAMKEPYADGSNAGLIWELEDLKPVVAAADAAGLQIALHAIGDAASDAALDALEHACLVNGERDRRHRIEHLETVTEENVQRLARLGVVASMQPVHSDPAIQDNWRSMLGDHRVERAYPWTEFTEAGATLALGSDAPTAPHQPLPNMYVATTRKSALDQSLPANLPQYALGLADALGHATRDAAFSCGREQDLGRLGTGMLADFVVLDTDPFDAGLDSLLTASVALTVVGGQVRYPG
- a CDS encoding VOC family protein produces the protein MQLGAFSISLAVKDVAASAAFHEKLGFSHHGGDITQNWLILKNGETVIGLFQGMFEGNLLTFNPGWNQGAEALEEFTDVRELQRQLKAKGVEFTAEADEESTGPASFMVVDPDGNTVLVDQHV